The following proteins are encoded in a genomic region of Neomonachus schauinslandi chromosome 7, ASM220157v2, whole genome shotgun sequence:
- the LOC110587153 gene encoding LOW QUALITY PROTEIN: T-complex protein 1 subunit eta-like (The sequence of the model RefSeq protein was modified relative to this genomic sequence to represent the inferred CDS: inserted 1 base in 1 codon), with product MMPIPVTLLKDGTDSSQGIPQLLSNISACQLIAEAVRTTLGPRGMDKLIVDGRGKATISNDGATILKLLDVVHPAAKTLVDIAKSQDAEVGDGTTSVTLLAAEFLKQVKPYMEDGLHPQIIIRAFRTAIQLAIKKVKEIAVNVKKEDKVEQRKLLEKCAMTTLSSKQISQQKAFFNKMVVDAVIMLDDLLQLKMIGIKKVQGGALEESQLVAGVTFKKTFSYAGFEMQPKKYNNPVIALLNVELELKAEKDNAEIRVHTVEDYQAIVDAEWNILYDKLERIHHSGAKVILSKLPIGDVGTQYFADRDTCCAGRVPEEDLKRTMMACGGSIQTSVNALLSDVLGRCQDFEETQIGGERYNFFTGSPKAKTCTIILRGSTEQFMEETERSLHDTIMIVRKAIKNDSVVAGGGAIEMELSKSLRDYSRTIPGKQQLLIGPYAKALEIIPRQLCDKAGFDATNILNKLRAQRAXGGMWYEDIADVEAFVWEPAMVRISALTTASEATCLILSVDETIKNPRSTVDAPPAAGRGPGRPH from the exons ATGATGCCCATACCAGTTACCCTGTTGAAAGATGGGACCGATAGCTCCCAAGGCATCCCCCAGCTTTTAAGTAACATCAGTGCCTGCCAGTTGATTGCGGAGGCTGTAAGAACCACCCTGGGCCCTCGTGGCATGGACAAGCTGATTGTAGATGGCCGAGGCAAAGCAACAATTTCTAATGATGGGGCCACAATTCTGAAACTGCTCGATGTTGTCCATCCTGCAGCAAAGACTTTAGTGGACATTGCCAAATCCCAAGATGCTGAGGTCGGTGATGGTACCACCTCAGTGACCCTGCTGGCTGCAGAGTTTCTGAAGCAAGTGAAACCCTACATGGAGGACGGTTTGCACCCACAGATCATCATCCGAGCTTTCCGCACTGCCATCCAGTTGGCAATTAagaaggtcaaagagattgctgtgAACGTGAAGAAGGAAGATAAAGTGGAACAGAGGAAGCTGCTGGAGAAGTGTGCCATGACCACTCTGAGCTCCAAGCAGATTTCCCAGCAGAAAGCCTTCTTCAATAAGATGGTGGTGGATGCAGTGATAATGCTCGATGATTTGTTGCAGCTTAAAATGATTGGAATCAAGAAGGTGCAAGGTGGTGCCCTAGAGGAGTCCCAGCTGGTAGCTGGCGTCACATTCAAGAAGACTTTCTCTTATGCTGGGTTTGAAATGCAACCCAAAAAGTACAATAATCCAGTGATTGCCCTTTTAAATGTTGAGCTTGAGCTGAAAGCTGAGAAAGATAATGCTGAAATCAGAGTCCACACGGTTGAGGATTATCAGGCAATCGTTGATGCTGAATGGAACATTCTCTATGACAAGTTAGAGAGGATCCATCATTCTGGAGCCAAAGTCATCTTGTCCAAACTCCCGATCGGGGATGTGGGCACCCAGTACTTTGCCGACAGGGACACATGCTGTGCTGGCCGAGTGCCAGAGGAGGATCTGAAGAGGACGATGATGGCCTGCGGAGGCTCCATCCAAACGAGTGTGAATGCTCTGTTGTCAGATGTGCTGGGCCGCTGCCAGGACTTTGAAGAGACCCAGATTGGAGGCGAGAGGTACAATTTCTTCACTGGCTCTCCCAAGGCCAAGACTTGCACGATCATCCTTCGTGGCAGTACTGAGCAGTTTATGGAGGAGACAGAGCGGTCCCTGCACGACACCATCATGATTGTCAGGAAGGCCATCAAGAACGATTCAGTGGTGGCTGGTGGTGGGGCCATTGAGATGGAGCTCTCCAAGTCCCTGCGGGATTACTCAAGGACCATTCCAGGAAAACAGCAGCTGTTGATTGGGCCATATGCCAAGGCCTTGGAAATTATCCCACGCCAGCTGTGTGACAAGGCTGGCTTTGATGCCACAAACATCCTCAACAAGCTGCGGGCGCAGCGTG TGGGGGGCATGTGGTACGAGGACATTGCTGACGTCGAGGCCTTTGTGTGGGAGCCAGCCATGGTGCGCATCAGTGCCCTGACCACAGCCTCTGAGGCCACCTGCCTTATCTTGTCAGTAGATGAAACCATCAAAAACCCTCGCTCAACAGTGGATGCTCCCCCAGCTGCGGGCCGGGGCCCGGGCCGCCCTCATTGA